The genomic window TTGATGTTAAGGATAACAAATTAATTGACCTTAAGTTCGCAGGGGGATGTAGCGGCAACTTAAGAGGCATTACACAATTAGTTATCGGTCAGGATATCGATTATGTTATTGACAAACTTCAAGGGATAGTTTGTCGTAACGGAACATCTTGTCCTGATCAATTGAGCAAAGCGTTAATGGAATATAAACAAAAAAATGATTAATGATTGATTTTTTTAGCGGCGATTGCCGCTTTTTTTATTTATTAAATTTTCATAAGAAAAGTTAAATTTTAATTAAAAAAGTTTTTACTATACCCAATTGATAGGAGTATTTTAATTTTATTGTTATACTGTTCTTGTAACAATAACATTAATAGGAGATATCTATGGGTATACTTGAAGTGCATAATCTTAAGAAAATGTATGGCTCATATATGGGCATAGAAGATGTGTCGTTTTCTGTCCCCGAAGGACAAATTTACGGCTTCATTGGTCCTAACGGTTCGGGGAAATCTACTACAATTCGAATTCTTATGAATTTTATCTTTCCCACATCTGGCAATGCTTATATCTTTGGACAAGATGTGACTAAACTTGATGAAGAAATCAAAAAGAATGTTGGATATGTTCCTGCCGAATCGGTTTTTTATAAAGATTATAATCCGTTGGAAATTTTCAGATATTCAGCTCAACTTCGCGGATGTTCTATGCAAAGAGTTGGTGAGTTAATTGATTTGTTTGAGCTTGATACAAGAAAAAAAGGCAAGCAGTTGTCTTTTGGAAATGCAAAAAAAGTTAGCATAATATTGGCAGTAATGCATAGCCCTAAATTGCTTATTATGGATGAACCTACGAGCGGTCTTGATCCTGTGATGCAGCAAAGATTTTTTGACCTTTTGGAAAGAGAAAAAGCTCGTGGAGCAACAGTGCTTCTTTCTACTCATATTTTGAGCGATGTCCAAAAAGTTTGTGACAATGCTGCTATTATTAGAAAAGGTAAAATAGTAGATGTTATTGATGTAAAGCAGCTATCTAAAGAAAAAGGCGATTTGCAAGAAACCTTTATGCAATATTATATCTAAAGCGAGGATTCAATTTATGCAAAATACAAATCAAAATTATAATAAATATATTAATCCTGCCTTAATTAAGGGAACGATAAAACAAAGCAGAAAATTTTTGATTATATTCCTTTCTGTAATATTGGGATTTACTTTTCTTGCGCTTTTATTGTATATGGCAATTAGAAACATAAAAGATCCTGCTATAGGCGTAATTTCAAACATGGATATTTTGCAGTATTATATAAGTGACAGTCATTCGGATTCTCTGCTTATGGGATTGATATTTACAGGCATTGTAGCTATGGCTGCATTGTTAAAAGATGAGAGAAAAAATACTACTGAATTTTTGTTTGCTCATCCAATTTCCCGCAAAAAAATGTTTTTTACCCAAATGATATCCTTTGTGTCCATACTATTTATATTTAGCTTTATCATAATGGCAGGATCATTTTTATTCTTGATAATCTTTAACCGTTTCAAGATTGATTTTGATGTTGGACAATATTTTGTTTTCCATGCAGGATTGTTTTTAACTAACATTTTATATGGATTTTTCATGTACGGTCTAGCAAGCGTAATGAAGGGAAAAAACTACCTAGCGCCTGCAATTTGTATAGGTGTAGGAATGTATCTGTTATATTATCTATTTATTATTTTAGCTGCCGCTTTACAATCTATCGCACCTTGGGTTCAAAAGTTAGATTGCCTCTTTGTAATCAATATATTAAAAGTAGATACTTTTTCTGGCGTTACTAAAGGTTACATGACATTTAGATGGCAGCCTATTTTGGTGTGGAGCTTACTAGCTATAGCCCTTAATGTTTGGGGATACTTTAGATATCAGAAAAAAGATTTGAAT from Clostridia bacterium includes these protein-coding regions:
- a CDS encoding TIGR03905 family TSCPD domain-containing protein; the encoded protein is MELYNTKGTCARQIIFDVKDNKLIDLKFAGGCSGNLRGITQLVIGQDIDYVIDKLQGIVCRNGTSCPDQLSKALMEYKQKND
- a CDS encoding ABC transporter ATP-binding protein — its product is MGILEVHNLKKMYGSYMGIEDVSFSVPEGQIYGFIGPNGSGKSTTIRILMNFIFPTSGNAYIFGQDVTKLDEEIKKNVGYVPAESVFYKDYNPLEIFRYSAQLRGCSMQRVGELIDLFELDTRKKGKQLSFGNAKKVSIILAVMHSPKLLIMDEPTSGLDPVMQQRFFDLLEREKARGATVLLSTHILSDVQKVCDNAAIIRKGKIVDVIDVKQLSKEKGDLQETFMQYYI
- a CDS encoding ABC transporter permease; translation: MQNTNQNYNKYINPALIKGTIKQSRKFLIIFLSVILGFTFLALLLYMAIRNIKDPAIGVISNMDILQYYISDSHSDSLLMGLIFTGIVAMAALLKDERKNTTEFLFAHPISRKKMFFTQMISFVSILFIFSFIIMAGSFLFLIIFNRFKIDFDVGQYFVFHAGLFLTNILYGFFMYGLASVMKGKNYLAPAICIGVGMYLLYYLFIILAAALQSIAPWVQKLDCLFVINILKVDTFSGVTKGYMTFRWQPILVWSLLAIALNVWGYFRYQKKDLNCA